In Rhodovulum sulfidophilum DSM 1374, the following are encoded in one genomic region:
- a CDS encoding response regulator, producing the protein MDDQNPRSLLVEDDGLIRMDLAIMLEEMGYSLTEASSADQALELLNESTGFELLVTDIDMPGAMNGLALAVAVRDRLPQCQILIVSGGRPPRPDEMPTGSRFLPKPVTSSALEETIRALNAA; encoded by the coding sequence ATGGACGATCAAAATCCCCGGAGTCTTCTCGTGGAGGACGATGGTCTGATCCGAATGGATCTTGCCATAATGCTCGAAGAAATGGGCTACAGCCTGACCGAGGCGTCCAGCGCGGATCAGGCCCTCGAGCTGTTGAACGAAAGCACCGGGTTCGAGCTGCTGGTCACAGATATCGACATGCCCGGCGCGATGAATGGCCTCGCGCTTGCAGTCGCGGTTCGCGACCGCCTGCCCCAGTGCCAAATCCTCATCGTTTCGGGCGGCCGACCTCCCCGGCCCGATGAGATGCCGACGGGCAGCCGTTTCCTCCCGAAGCCCGTGACCTCCTCCGCTCTGGAGGAGACGATCCGCGCCCTCAATGCGGCGTGA
- a CDS encoding transglutaminase family protein — translation MPSVTILHATDYRYRTEVPLGAHRLMLRPRETRDLSLTSFELEITPEARIDWSNDVAGNAVATAQFDRTTTMLSIRARTRLELRAPVWPVFPIAAAAASYPFAYSPDDWTDLGALAMPQYADDTGRLSKWVERFVMSRPTDTLSLLKDVSNGITALISYQSRETEGTQGPLETLDRGWGSCRDFAVLLAEAVRTLGFGARLVSGYLFDPDGDRTGAAATGSTHAWVEIFVPGAGWVAFDPTNRAMGSANLIPVAVARRIAQVSPVSGSFHGRPSDLLALNVEVSVCQDGASR, via the coding sequence ATGCCATCCGTCACGATCCTGCACGCGACCGATTATCGTTACCGGACCGAGGTCCCGCTCGGGGCGCACCGGCTGATGCTGCGTCCGCGCGAGACCCGGGATCTCAGCCTGACATCCTTCGAGCTCGAGATCACGCCCGAGGCCCGCATCGACTGGTCGAACGACGTGGCCGGCAATGCGGTCGCGACGGCGCAGTTCGACCGCACCACGACGATGCTGTCGATCCGCGCCCGCACGCGTCTTGAATTGCGCGCCCCGGTCTGGCCGGTCTTCCCGATCGCCGCCGCCGCGGCCTCGTATCCGTTCGCATATTCCCCCGATGACTGGACCGATCTCGGCGCCCTGGCCATGCCGCAATATGCCGACGATACGGGGCGGCTGTCGAAATGGGTCGAGCGCTTTGTCATGTCGCGGCCGACGGATACGCTTTCGCTGCTGAAGGATGTCAGCAACGGCATCACGGCCTTGATTTCCTACCAGAGCCGCGAGACGGAGGGCACGCAGGGACCGCTGGAGACGCTGGACCGGGGCTGGGGCTCCTGCCGCGATTTCGCGGTCCTGCTGGCCGAAGCCGTCCGCACGCTTGGTTTCGGGGCGCGGCTGGTCTCGGGCTATCTCTTCGATCCGGACGGCGACAGGACCGGGGCGGCGGCGACCGGCTCCACCCATGCCTGGGTCGAGATCTTCGTCCCCGGCGCGGGGTGGGTTGCCTTCGACCCCACCAATCGCGCCATGGGCTCGGCCAACCTGATCCCGGTTGCCGTTGCCCGACGTATCGCACAAGTCTCGCCGGTCAGCGGCAGCTTCCACGGAAGGCCGTCAGACCTGCTGGCGCTCAATGTCGAGGTCAGCGTCTGTCAGGACGGAGCGTCGCGATAG